A single Triticum dicoccoides isolate Atlit2015 ecotype Zavitan chromosome 2A, WEW_v2.0, whole genome shotgun sequence DNA region contains:
- the LOC119352420 gene encoding uncharacterized protein LOC119352420, whose product MLSDVLSRSPSARSRSISPVRSPPREHWMTRYFREVEAERTVPFSSRPPTPFPSGAPSSSGASSPDSPMEPTAAGGPNPAASSSAGDHEPAERRRPEYAECFMPLADMTHSRCFAYALIDPPLPSPADLLRRAFELRAGNPPMRLAPSHYGAMMVIFSSEPAREFAMREFFPLPFDGHVILLERPENGENRFGWEYTCFAQLSATGFPLEHWHEAGIRNAFRSIGNVCCIDPLCLNELDFSAVRLVIRLEHEDDVPHALLLRNYDGDLSTDVSIRRVCSWTVAEDGSSVSSHHFEPSGGSPPPSPRVRRSSAMDDIDTESLRGFGSLSLEAAPFAPAPPAGASGGQDSPALARLRCEIGRRLSCLLTEPFPTRWCSLLPPATPLVLEGETEPEAASDSSLSSGGVYAAADAEAPLLAPSDLRNNEHEHAACKRRGLRKRAVDSEFVEGRRSLRLAGKEPAAYVKMLERAKAVKAARFDSSKGSPRLRAAIRAAGIDEDDGVVPPMPLRLLQELGAPCGVDLEALATGARTEVAARAP is encoded by the exons AT GCTCTCCGACGTGCTCTCCCGCTCCCCCTCCGCCCGGTCCCGCTCCATTTCCCCCGTCCGCTCCCCTCCCCGTGAGCACTGGATGACTCGATACTTCAGGGAGGTCGAGGCCGAGCGCACCGTGCCCTTCTCCTCGCGCCCCCCGACTCCGTTCCCCAGCGGCgctccctcctcctccggcgcaAGCTCCCCCGACTCTCCGATGGAGCCGACGGCTGCCGGGGGACCCAACCCTGCGGCCAGCAGCTCCGCTGGCGACCATGAGCCGGCTGAGCGTCGCCGCCCGGAGTACGCCGAGTGCTTCATGCCCTTGGCGGACATGACGCACTCCCGCTGCTTCGCCTATGCCCTCATCGACCCTCCGTTGCCAAGCCCGGCGGACCTCCTGCGTCGGGCGTTTGAGCTACGTGCCGGCAACCCTCCGATGCGCCTGGCGCCGTCCCACTACGGCGCCATGATGGTGATCTTCTCCTCGGAGCCCGCTCGAGAGTTCGCCATGCGCGAGTTCTTCCCGCTCCCCTTCGACGGCCACGTCATCCTCCTCGAGCGGCCAGAGAACGGCGAGAACCGCTTCGGCTGGGAGTATACGTGCTTCGCGCAACTCTCGGCCACCGGCTTCCCCCTCGAGCATTGGCATGAGGCCGGCATCCGCAACGCCTTCCGCTCCATCGGCAACGTCTGCTGCATCGACCCCCTCTGCCTCAACGAGCTGGACTTCTCCGCGGTCCGCCTCGTCATCCGCCTGGAGCACGAGGACGACGTCCCGCATGCGCTGCTTCTCCGCAACTACGACGGCGACCTCTCTACGGACGTGTCCATCCGCCGGGTCTGCTCCTGGACCGTGgctgaggatggctcctccgtctcCTCCCACCACTTCGAGCCGTCCGGTGGCTCGCCTCCACCCTCCCCGCGCGTGCGTCGCTCCTCGGCTATGGACGACATCGACACCGAGAGCCTCCGCGGGTTCGGGTCCCTCTCGCTTGAGGCGGCCCCCTTTGCTCCCGCGCCCCCGGCCGGCGCTTCGGGTGGCCAGGACAGCCCCGCCCTGGCTCGCCTTCGGTGCGAGATCGGCCGTCGCCTCTCGTGCCTTCTGACGGAGCCCTTCCCCACCCGCTGGTGCTCCCTCCTCCCGCCGGCCACACCCCTCGTCCTAGAGGGCGAGACCGAGCCCGAGGCTGCGTCTGACTCCTCCCTCTCCTCTGGGGGGGTCTACGCCGCGGCTGATGCAGAGGCTCCGCTCCTGGCGCCTTCCGACCTCCGCAACAACGAACACGAGCACGCCGCGTGCAAGCGCCGCGGCCTCCGCAAACGCGCCGTCGACTCCGAGTTCGTGGAGGGGCGTCGCAGCCTGCGCCTTGCCGGGAAGGAGCCGGCCGCCTACGTGAAGATGCTTGAGCGGGCCAAAGCGGTGAAGGCGGCGCGGTTCGATTCCTCCAAGGGCTCTCCGCGTCTCCGTGCTGCTATCAGGGCTGCGGGCATCGATGAGGACGATGGCGTCGTTCCTCCCATGCCTCTTCGTCTGCTTCAGGAGCTGGGTGCTCCATGCGGTGTGGACCTTGAGGCTCTTGCAACCGGGGCCCGCACTGAGGTGGCTGCCCGCGCCCCATGA